The following coding sequences are from one Hippopotamus amphibius kiboko isolate mHipAmp2 chromosome 9, mHipAmp2.hap2, whole genome shotgun sequence window:
- the LOC130861627 gene encoding 60S ribosomal protein L23a-like yields MKMAPKAKKEAPAPPKAEAKAKALKAKKAVLKGVHSHKKKKIRTSPTFRRPKTLQLRRQPKYPLKSAPRRNKLDHYAIIKFPLTTESAMKKIEDNNTLVFIVDVKANKHQIKQAVKKLYDIDVAKVNTLIRPDREKKAYV; encoded by the coding sequence ATGAAGATGGCGCCGAAGGCGAAGAAGGaagctcctgcccctcccaaaGCCGAAGCCAAAGCAAAGGCTTTGAAGGCCAAGAAAGCAGTTTTGAAAGGCGtccacagccacaaaaaaaagaagatcCGGACGTCACCCACCTTCCGACGGCCCAAAACACTGCAGCTCAGGAGGCAACCCAAATATCCTCTGAAGAGCGCCCCTAGGAGAAACAAGCTTGACCACTACGCCATCATCAAGTTCCCACTCACCACTGAGTCAGCcatgaagaaaatagaagacaaCAACACACTGGTGTTCATTGTGGATGTCAAGGCCAACAAGCACCAAATTAAACAGGCTGTGAAGAAGCTCTATGACATAGACGTGGCTAAGGTGAACACCCTGATCAGGCCTGATAGAGAGAAGAAGGCATATGTTTGA